From one Rhodamnia argentea isolate NSW1041297 chromosome 1, ASM2092103v1, whole genome shotgun sequence genomic stretch:
- the LOC115727730 gene encoding beta-glucosidase 18-like: MRSEACSVLLLRLLLVQGLFLPLTSSRTTTVHRDQFPPSFLFGTATSSFQIEGGYLEGNKSLSNWDVFSHIPGKIEDGSNADVADNHYNLFMEDIELMHDLGVDAYRFSISWSRVLPKGRFGEVNSEGIEFYNNLIDALLVRGIKPFVTLNHYDIPQLLEDRYGGWLSSEIQLDFGYFAQVCFEAFGDRVTYWTTFNAPNVFIYNGYLLGTCPPGRCSYPFGNCSYGDSALEPYIATHNLVLSHATAAQIYRKYYQEKQGGMIGIVIAAAWFEPYDDNPADRLAVQRALAFNFAWFVDPLAYGDYPPEMRQVVGSRLPTFTTEEQKKLDVKLDFIGINHYTTEYVKDCMFSFCTSALSIGEASVYVTGEKDGVYIGEPTAMSDFFVVPRGIEGIVMYVKERYNNTPMFITENGYAQPTGPIDDSLNDTKRIEFHEGYLAVLSEVVRKGADVRGYFIWSLLDNFEWLHGYLIRFGLHYVDFQTLERTPKWSATWYKEFLSQDNKTQTIRKTSTNKM, translated from the exons aTGAGATCTGAAGCTTgttctgttcttcttcttcgtctgctGTTGGTTCAGGGTCTCTTCTTGCCACTGACAAGCTCAAGAACCACCACCGTGCACAGAGACCAGTTCCCTCCCTCCTTCTTGTTTGGCACCGCCACCTCCTCTTTCCAg ATTGAAGGTGGGTACCTGGAAGGTAACAAAAGCCTCAGCAATTGGGATGTCTTCTCCCACATACCAG GCAAAATAGAAGATGGAAGCAATGCCGACGTGGCGGATAATCACTATAATCTCTTCATG GAAGATATAGAGTTGATGCATGATCTCGGGGTGGATGCATACAGATTCTCCATATCTTGGTCTAGAGTTCTTCCTA AGGGAAGATTCGGGGAGGTCAATTCAGAAGGCATTGAGTTCTACAACAATCTCATTGATGCCCTTTTGGTCAGAG GTATAAAGCCGTTTGTGACGTTGAACCATTACGACATTCCTCAACTGCTAGAAGACCGGTATGGTGGGTGGTTGAGTTCCGAAATACA GCTGGATTTCGGCTACTTTGCACAAGTTTGTTTCGAAGCTTTCGGAGATAGAGTGACGTATTGGACCACATTCAATGCGCCTAACGTGTTCATCTATAACGGTTACCTCTTGGGGACTTGCCCTCCTGGCCGGTGCTCCTACCCGTTTGGCAATTGCTCCTACGGCGACTCCGCTCTCGAACCCTACATTGCGACCCACAATCTGGTGTTGTCCCATGCCACAGCCGCTCAAATTTACCGGAAGTATTACCAG GAAAAACAAGGAGGAATGATTGGTATAGTAATTGCTGCTGCGTGGTTCGAGCCGTACGACGACAATCCGGCTGATCGTTTGGCTGTCCAACGAGCTTTAGCTTTCAATTTTGCATG GTTTGTAGACCCTTTAGCGTATGGAGATTATCCGCCTGAGATGCGTCAAGTCGTGGGTTCGAGATTGCCGACGTTTACGACGGAAGAGCAGAAGAAACTCGACGTGAAGTTGGATTTCATTGGAATAAATCACTACACGACTGAATACGTGAAGGACTGCATGTTCTCTTTTTGCACTTCGGCCCTCTCTATTGGCGAGGCGTCCGTGTATGTCACCGGTGAAAAGGATGGAGTTTACATCGGCGAACcg ACCGCGATGTCGGATTTCTTCGTTGTTCCAAGGGGCATCGAAGGGATCGTTATGTATGTCAAAGAAAGATACAACAACACTCCCATGTTCATAACTGAGAATG GGTACGCGCAACCTACGGGTCCAATCGATGATTCGCTGAATGACACGAAGAGGATAGAGTTCCACGAGGGTTATCTTGCCGTCTTAAGCGAAGTAGTGAG AAAAGGAGCAGATGTGAGGGGATATTTCATATGGTCTCTGCTAGACAACTTCGAATGGCTACACGGGTATTTGATAAGATTTGGGCTGCATTATGTGGACTTCCAAACGCTGGAGAGAACACCCAAATGGTCAGCGACGTGGTACAAGGAGTTCCTCTCTCAAGACAATAAAACTCAAACGATTCGGAAAACATCCACCAACAAAATGTAG